Proteins found in one Mucilaginibacter gracilis genomic segment:
- a CDS encoding ABC transporter ATP-binding protein, translating into MIKITNLEKFYRTEEVETIALNKLSIDIKEGEFVAIMGPSGCGKSTLLNILGLLDDPDGGSYMFNNIEVAHFNERKRADLRKHNIGFVFQSFNLIDELTVFENVELPLIYTNVPAAERVGRVEKVLDKMQIMHRRNHYPQQLSGGQQQRVAVARAVVNNPKLILADEPTGNLDSSNGNEVMELLTDLNEQGTTIIMVTHSEHDARYSHRIIRLLDGQTVMENIMI; encoded by the coding sequence ATGATAAAAATTACAAACCTGGAAAAATTTTACCGCACCGAAGAGGTGGAAACCATTGCTTTAAACAAGCTATCGATTGATATTAAGGAAGGCGAATTTGTGGCTATTATGGGCCCTTCGGGCTGTGGCAAATCAACCTTGCTTAATATTTTGGGTTTGCTTGACGACCCTGATGGCGGCAGTTACATGTTTAATAACATTGAGGTAGCGCATTTTAATGAGCGTAAACGTGCCGATTTGCGTAAGCATAACATCGGTTTCGTTTTCCAGAGTTTTAACCTGATTGATGAGCTAACCGTTTTTGAAAACGTTGAGCTTCCGCTGATCTACACCAATGTTCCGGCGGCGGAACGTGTGGGCAGGGTTGAAAAAGTGTTGGATAAAATGCAGATCATGCATCGCCGCAACCACTATCCGCAACAGCTTTCGGGCGGCCAGCAGCAGCGTGTTGCTGTAGCGCGCGCCGTTGTTAACAACCCTAAACTGATACTGGCCGATGAGCCTACCGGTAACCTGGATAGCAGCAACGGTAACGAGGTAATGGAGCTGTTAACCGACCTGAACGAACAGGGTACAACCATTATTATGGTAACCCACTCCGAGCACGATGCCCGCTATAGCCACCGCATTATCCGCCTGCTGGATGGGCAAACGGTGATGGAAAATATTATGATATAA
- a CDS encoding ABC transporter permease has translation MFSNYLKTTFRNLWKHRGYSFLNIFGLSVGIACASLIFLWIEDEVTYNDYFTNQSTIYKVKDKQTYNGNTFVFDATPGPLAQGMKLEIPGIKTTARSTWTNDVLFALKDKTIYQAGNYVDPGFLSIFHLQFIKGNAATAFSQLNTLVITEKMANTFFNSTDVVGKTLKVDNNKDYVITGVIKDLPKNVSFKFQWLAPFAVFENENTWLKQWGSNSVITYAEIEANADIEHINKQLYNFVGNKVKGISAKMMLYPMKRWRLYDNFDKSGNEIKGKLKYVNLFSLIAWVVLIIACINFMNLSTARSEQRAREVGVRKVLGAARYKLICQFIGESLFMSLVSALFALFIVFVVLPWFNTLVHKQLSLNIFYPVHWGGLILIAVICGIIAGSYPAFYLSSFNPVSVLKGLKLKTSGGAVFVRKGLVVLQFTISVILIICTVIIYLQIQHTKNRDLGYNKQGLIYMQMQGKMAENFAAIKNDLLQTGVVENASISSQSVLQIGSNTGDFDWPGKDPGKQLLVTVDQASPEFISTMGAHIKAGRDFYANASVDSNNVIVNSAFAKTINAKNIIGTVITRSNVKLTIIGVITDFIYNDIYTSAAPLIIFCSPKYTSVLNIRFKAGADIKTALPQVENVIKKNNPGYPTSFRFVDAEFEQFFTEETLIGNLASIFATLAIIISCLGLFGLAAYTAERRTKEIGIRKVLGATSQGLAALLSKDFIVLVILACFVAFPISWYTMQLWLSNYEYRVSISIWVFILAGLLAIVIALATVSFQAVKTSIANPAKSLRSE, from the coding sequence ATGTTTAGCAATTACCTTAAAACAACCTTTCGGAACCTTTGGAAGCACAGAGGTTACAGTTTTTTAAACATATTTGGCTTGAGCGTGGGGATAGCCTGCGCCTCGCTTATTTTTTTATGGATTGAAGACGAAGTAACTTACAACGACTATTTTACCAACCAAAGTACTATTTATAAGGTTAAGGACAAGCAAACTTATAACGGCAATACTTTTGTTTTTGATGCCACTCCGGGCCCACTTGCGCAGGGCATGAAACTGGAGATACCCGGCATAAAAACAACTGCCCGTAGCACTTGGACTAACGATGTTTTATTTGCACTAAAAGATAAAACTATATACCAGGCCGGCAATTACGTCGACCCCGGCTTTTTATCTATTTTTCATTTACAGTTTATAAAGGGTAATGCCGCAACAGCATTTTCGCAGTTAAATACATTGGTGATAACCGAGAAAATGGCCAACACCTTTTTTAACAGTACCGATGTTGTTGGCAAAACACTTAAAGTTGACAATAACAAGGATTACGTTATTACCGGTGTTATAAAGGATTTGCCTAAAAACGTCTCGTTTAAATTTCAATGGTTGGCCCCTTTCGCGGTTTTTGAAAATGAAAATACCTGGCTAAAACAATGGGGCAGCAATAGTGTAATAACCTATGCCGAAATTGAAGCCAATGCCGATATAGAACACATTAATAAACAGCTTTATAATTTTGTAGGTAATAAAGTAAAAGGTATAAGTGCAAAAATGATGCTTTACCCTATGAAACGCTGGAGGCTTTATGATAATTTTGATAAAAGCGGCAACGAAATAAAGGGCAAACTTAAATATGTAAACCTGTTTAGCTTAATTGCCTGGGTAGTTTTAATTATTGCCTGTATCAACTTCATGAACCTTTCTACCGCCCGGTCAGAGCAGCGCGCGCGAGAGGTAGGCGTGCGTAAGGTATTGGGAGCCGCCAGGTATAAACTAATCTGCCAGTTCATTGGCGAATCATTATTTATGTCGCTGGTTTCGGCACTATTTGCTTTATTTATTGTGTTTGTTGTTTTGCCATGGTTTAATACGCTGGTTCATAAACAACTATCGCTAAATATTTTTTACCCTGTACATTGGGGTGGTTTAATACTTATCGCCGTTATATGCGGCATTATTGCAGGCAGTTACCCAGCTTTCTATTTATCATCTTTTAACCCGGTATCGGTGTTAAAAGGGTTAAAGCTAAAAACCTCGGGCGGAGCGGTTTTTGTACGAAAAGGACTGGTTGTATTGCAATTTACCATTTCGGTTATATTAATTATCTGTACGGTAATTATTTACCTGCAAATCCAACATACCAAAAACAGAGATTTGGGTTATAACAAGCAGGGCCTTATTTATATGCAGATGCAAGGCAAAATGGCCGAAAATTTTGCCGCTATTAAAAACGACCTGCTGCAAACGGGTGTAGTAGAAAATGCAAGTATAAGTTCGCAAAGTGTTTTACAAATAGGCAGCAACACCGGCGATTTTGACTGGCCCGGTAAAGACCCGGGTAAGCAGTTACTGGTTACAGTAGATCAGGCAAGTCCGGAATTTATTTCCACAATGGGCGCGCATATTAAAGCCGGAAGAGATTTTTATGCCAATGCCAGTGTTGATAGTAATAACGTAATTGTTAACAGTGCTTTTGCCAAAACCATTAACGCCAAAAATATTATAGGTACAGTTATAACCCGCAGTAATGTTAAACTTACCATCATAGGAGTTATTACAGACTTTATTTACAATGATATTTATACCTCGGCAGCACCGCTAATTATATTTTGCTCACCAAAGTATACCAGTGTTTTAAATATACGCTTTAAGGCCGGTGCAGATATTAAAACAGCCCTGCCACAGGTTGAAAATGTAATCAAGAAAAACAACCCAGGCTACCCTACCAGCTTTAGGTTTGTTGATGCCGAGTTTGAACAGTTTTTTACTGAAGAAACTTTAATAGGCAACCTGGCCAGCATATTTGCAACATTGGCCATCATTATATCGTGCCTTGGCTTATTTGGCTTAGCCGCCTATACGGCAGAGAGACGGACGAAAGAAATTGGCATACGGAAAGTATTGGGTGCAACATCGCAAGGGTTAGCCGCACTTTTATCAAAAGACTTTATAGTGTTGGTTATACTGGCCTGTTTTGTTGCATTTCCTATTTCATGGTATACCATGCAGCTATGGTTAAGTAACTATGAGTATAGGGTTTCTATCAGCATTTGGGTATTTATTTTGGCGGGGCTGCTTGCTATAGTTATTGCTTTGGCAACGGTAAGTTTCCAGGCAGTAAAAACCTCAATAGCTAACCCCGCAAAAAGTTTACGCAGCGAATAG
- a CDS encoding sigma-54-dependent transcriptional regulator, whose product MLLKKASILIVDDDTDVLTAVKLLLKTEAQEVTTEKNPENINWLLKKSPPDLILLDMNFTSAINTGNEGLYWLRKIKEWMPDACVIMITAYGDIDLAVRSLKEGAADFIVKPWHNDKLIDTIKDLLDKIGGNKSAKPATSKQTSSGTLILGESAVMEDIFLKVNKVAPTDANILILGENGTGKDLIAKAIHERSMRAAKPFIKVDVGALTDSLFESELFGHKKGAFTDAREERIGRFEDANGGTLFLDEIGNISLHQQAKLLTVLQNRQVTRLGNNKATDIDIRLVCATNLPLSELANESRFRKDLIYRINTVEITMPPLRKRSSDVMILARHFAKVYATKYLKPTVSFDESAVQKLLQYNYPGNVRELQYTIERAVIMADDAMLRAADLIFSSIESVTEIAEPMDDMPLSMVEKQTILRVIEKHSGNITRAAKELGITRTALYRRLSKYDI is encoded by the coding sequence ATGTTACTAAAAAAAGCAAGTATTTTAATTGTTGATGATGATACCGATGTGCTAACCGCAGTTAAGCTTTTATTGAAAACTGAGGCACAGGAAGTTACTACCGAAAAAAATCCAGAAAATATAAATTGGCTGCTCAAAAAAAGTCCGCCCGATTTAATATTGCTCGATATGAACTTTACCAGCGCCATTAACACCGGCAACGAAGGTTTATACTGGCTACGCAAAATAAAGGAGTGGATGCCCGATGCCTGCGTAATTATGATAACGGCCTATGGTGATATTGACCTTGCAGTACGATCATTAAAAGAGGGCGCGGCAGATTTTATTGTAAAGCCCTGGCATAACGATAAACTGATAGATACCATTAAAGATCTGTTAGACAAAATTGGGGGGAACAAATCCGCCAAACCCGCAACATCCAAACAAACATCATCGGGCACATTGATACTGGGCGAATCAGCGGTGATGGAGGATATATTTTTAAAGGTTAACAAAGTTGCACCCACAGATGCCAATATATTGATACTGGGCGAAAACGGAACCGGTAAAGATTTAATTGCCAAAGCCATACACGAACGATCAATGCGCGCGGCCAAGCCATTCATTAAGGTTGACGTAGGCGCGCTAACGGATTCGTTGTTTGAGAGCGAACTTTTTGGACACAAAAAGGGTGCCTTTACCGATGCTCGCGAAGAACGCATAGGCCGTTTTGAAGATGCTAACGGCGGCACTTTATTTTTGGACGAAATAGGTAACATATCATTGCACCAACAAGCTAAATTGCTTACCGTATTGCAAAACCGCCAAGTTACCAGGCTGGGTAACAACAAAGCCACCGATATTGATATCCGCCTGGTGTGCGCAACCAACCTGCCCCTCAGCGAACTGGCTAACGAAAGCCGTTTCCGTAAGGATTTGATTTACCGCATCAATACCGTTGAAATAACTATGCCCCCGCTGCGCAAACGCAGCAGCGATGTAATGATACTGGCCCGGCACTTTGCTAAAGTGTATGCCACCAAGTACTTAAAACCCACGGTAAGTTTTGATGAAAGCGCGGTGCAAAAGCTGCTTCAATATAATTATCCCGGTAACGTGCGCGAGTTGCAGTACACTATTGAGAGGGCTGTAATAATGGCCGATGATGCCATGTTAAGAGCCGCCGACCTGATATTTTCGTCGATAGAATCGGTAACCGAAATTGCCGAACCCATGGACGATATGCCCTTGAGCATGGTAGAAAAACAAACTATTTTGCGTGTGATAGAAAAACATAGCGGAAACATTA
- a CDS encoding efflux RND transporter periplasmic adaptor subunit — protein MDRVIQKKKWNSKRILTIGGIAGLVLLIGGSFYFTSGKSKLNVDTERITISSITKGPFQVTIPVNGIVLPITTIYLDAVEGGRVEQLYVEDGTTMKKGDPILKLSNTDLELSLATQETSVFNLLTQMQISRNAAQQNTISKLNQMADVDNAYNEAERVYKLDKHLFEQKAIGMQEFKQAQIAYDYQLKRKKLTSQILKQDSASTREELEQAKQSFARTQNALAVMRKKVGDLVVRAPVDGQLTSMDAEVGQNKNKGEHLGQLDVLSGYKVRVDVDEHYISQIYTGLTGTFALGDKNYTLKIKKVYTQVTGGKFQVDMQFVGQVPTGMRKGQTLQILLALSDESQQVLLPKGGFYQQTGGNWIFKLGEDGKTAYKVDIQLGRQNTDYYEVLQGLKPGDKVVTSSYETYGDMQELVLKK, from the coding sequence GTGGATAGAGTTATACAGAAAAAGAAATGGAACAGCAAACGCATACTTACCATTGGTGGTATTGCAGGTTTGGTACTTTTAATTGGAGGCAGCTTTTATTTTACATCGGGCAAAAGCAAGTTGAATGTTGACACCGAACGCATTACCATAAGTAGCATTACCAAGGGCCCCTTCCAGGTAACTATCCCGGTTAACGGCATTGTTTTACCTATAACTACCATTTACCTGGATGCTGTTGAAGGTGGCCGCGTAGAGCAACTTTATGTTGAAGATGGCACCACCATGAAAAAAGGCGACCCCATACTTAAACTAAGCAATACCGACCTTGAATTGAGTTTGGCTACGCAAGAAACTTCGGTTTTTAACCTGCTAACTCAAATGCAAATATCGCGCAATGCGGCCCAGCAAAACACCATATCTAAACTAAACCAAATGGCCGATGTAGATAATGCTTACAACGAAGCCGAAAGGGTTTATAAGTTAGACAAGCACCTTTTTGAACAAAAAGCTATAGGCATGCAGGAGTTTAAACAGGCGCAAATTGCATACGACTACCAGCTTAAACGAAAAAAACTAACCTCACAGATATTAAAGCAAGATTCGGCCTCAACGCGCGAGGAGCTGGAGCAGGCAAAGCAATCGTTTGCGCGTACTCAAAATGCTTTGGCTGTAATGCGCAAAAAGGTGGGCGACCTGGTGGTACGCGCCCCGGTTGACGGGCAACTTACATCAATGGATGCCGAGGTTGGCCAAAATAAAAATAAGGGCGAACACCTGGGGCAACTGGATGTACTATCGGGCTATAAGGTTAGGGTTGATGTGGACGAGCATTACATATCGCAAATATATACCGGCCTAACAGGCACTTTTGCTTTGGGCGATAAAAACTATACTTTAAAAATTAAAAAAGTTTATACCCAGGTAACGGGCGGCAAGTTTCAGGTTGATATGCAATTTGTGGGACAGGTGCCAACGGGTATGCGCAAGGGGCAAACACTGCAAATATTACTTGCTTTAAGCGATGAGAGCCAACAGGTTTTGTTACCAAAAGGTGGTTTTTACCAGCAAACCGGTGGTAACTGGATATTTAAATTGGGAGAAGACGGTAAAACAGCTTACAAGGTTGATATACAGCTTGGCCGCCAAAATACCGACTACTACGAAGTATTGCAAGGCTTAAAACCGGGCGATAAGGTAGTAACATCAAGCTACGAAACGTATGGCGATATGCAGGAGTTGGTGCTGAAGAAGTAA